GAAGGTGAGCTTCTCGTCATTGGCGACGAGCGTCGCGGGTCCGCCCATGCCGCTGGTTGGCAGGCCTTGCGCCTGCACCAGCAGCCGCGAGCCCTTCGGCACCTTCAGTGTCTCGGCTGCAGCATCCTTCTGCGCCAGGCTGAGGCTGATCGGCGGCAGGCCGGTATAGTCGGGCGGCGTGATCCAGGCTTCGACCGTGATCTGGTCGCTGTCCTCGATGCCGGAGAAATTCGGCAGCAATGCCTGGTCCAGGCGCCGCAACCAGGCTTCATCGGCACTGAAGAAGGCGGCAACCGCCAGCAGCAGCGCCAGTTGCCGCAGCGCATAGCGGTCGCGCGCGACAAGGCCGCTATCGGGCCATTTGAGGTCGAGCCGGCCGATCGAGGCCAAGAGGCGGGCCCGGTGCCTGGCCCACAGGCTGGCCGCCGCCGGATCGATCAGATTGCTGACCTGGGTGTCGTCGATATGGGTGAGCGGGCGATGCGTCAGATCGCTGTCGCGCTCAAGGCGGCGCAGCGCCTGCTGCCAAGCCGGCAGGCGAAAACGACGAAAGCCCCACCAAAGGGCATAGAGAAACCCGGCGGCCGCCACGATGAGCAGCACGACATGAATCCAGACGCCAAGGTCACGCGGCAGGCCCAGCCAGGCAAGGGCCAGGGCCAGCAAAACAACGGAGACGGCCGGCGCCAGCGCGGCCCAGAGGCGCTCGGCAAGGAGGATCGCCCAGGCGATGGCCGCCATCGTCCGAACCCGCGCCGGCAGGCTGCTCGGCTCCCGGGGGGCGGTCGGTGCCTTTTCATCGCCGAGAACCGGGCGTCGCGCCATCAATCCTCCTCAGAGTGGCCCCGTCACAACTGGGGACCGGGCTTCCCCCCAGTTTACAGCCAGGCGGGCAGCCTGTCTTGACCGATGATTGCGTCATAAGTTTGACGGGGCCTAACCACCTCAAACTTATCGCCTTTCACCAGCACTTCCGGCAGCAGCGGCCGGGTGTTGTAGGTCGAGGACATGACCGCGCCATAGGCGCCCGCCTCGCGGAACACCACCAGGTCGTCGGCCACCAGCGGCGGCAGCGGCCGCTGTTCCGCAAACTGGTCGCCGGTTTCACAAATCGGCCCCACCACATCGACCTTCGTGACCGGCGCATCATCCGCCGGCTGGCGCACCGGCTGGATCTGGTGATAGGCGTCGTAAAGGGTCGGGCGGATGAGGTCGTTCATCGCCGCATCGACGATGACGAAATTGCGGCTGACACCTTCCTTCACATTGATCACGCGCGCGACCAGGATACCGGCATTGCCGACGATGGCGCGGCCAGGCTCGGCCTCCAGCTTCAGCCCCATATTGCCGAAATTCTCCGCCACCGCATTGGTGTAGTCGGAGAAGCTGATGGTCTGTTCGTCGCGATAGGTGATGCCGATGCCGCCACCGAGATCGACGCGCTCGACACTGTGCCCCTTGCCGCGCAGCGCCTTCACCAGATCCGACATCTTCTGGAACGCGTGGCGATAGGGGGCGATGTCGGTGAGCTGCGAGCCGATATGGCAGGCAAGGCCCTTCACATCAATGCCCGGCAGGGATGCGGCTTCGGCATAAATCGCCGGGGCATGGTCGATATCGATACCGAACTTGTTCTCCGACTTGCCGGTCGAGATCTTGGCATGGGTCTTGGCGTCGACATCCGGATTGATGCGCAAGGCGACGGGTGCGCGCTTGCCAAGGCTGAGGGCCACTTCATTGAGCGCCCGCAATTCACCTGGAGATTCGACATTGAACTGGTAGATGCCGGCCTTCAGCGCCTCGGCCATTTCGGTGCGCGTCTTGCCCACACCCGCAAAGACGATCTCGCCCGCCGGAATGCCGGCCTTCAGCGCGCGGTACATCTCGCCCACCGAGACGACGTCGGCGCCGGCGCCGAGTTGCGCCAATGTCCGGATCACGGCCTGGTTCGAGTTGGCCTTGCACGAGAAATAAAGCTTGGCATTGAGCCCGCCCAGCGCCGCGTCAAAATTGGTGAAGTTATCGGTGAGCTTCGCCGTCGAATAGCAATAGAAGGGCGTGCCAACCTCAGCCGCAATCCGGCTCACAGGCACGCCCTCGGCGTAGAACTCGCCGTTCTCATAGTGGAAATGGCTCATGGAAGTTAGATCACCCTAGTATGCGTCATGCCCGCGGTTGACCCGGGCATCCACTCTCTCCTGCAGCAGTGGGTCCCCGGATCTTCGCCCGGGGATGACGCTGGCAGGAAATGTAAATTCACCCGCTGAAAATGCCCGTCTGTGGTTTTGGCGTCTGCGGGTACTGGTCCGGGTATCTGTCCTTGTGGACTTCCTTGGGCAATTCCGGCACGCCGTTGCGCCCGCAGGCACTCAAGCCGGCAGTCGCCGTCAGGAGAGCGGCGAGCATCGCCACGGACAGTTTCGACATCCTCATAGCAAACGCTCCCTCGCCGCCTTGGCAGCTGCCCGCACATTGTCCGGCGCCGTCCCGCCTTCGCTCTTGCGACCAGCCACCGAGTTTTCCACTTTCAGAACCGGATAGACGCTGTCGCCGATCCGCGGTTCGACCGACTGCATCTCGGCAAGGCTCAAATCGCTGAGGCCCTTGCCCTTGTCTTCCGCCATCTTGACCAAGGTCCCGGTGACATGATGCGCGTCGCGGAACGGCAACCCCAGATGCTTCACCAGCCAATCGGCAAGATCTGTGGCGGTGAGGAAGCCGCGCTCGCACGCCTCGCGCATGCGGGCGCGGTTGGGCGTCAGGTCGCGGATCATGCCCGCCATCGCCGCCAGCGACAGCAGGACCGTGTCGGTCGCCGCAAAAGTCGGCGCCTTGTCGTCCTGCATGTCCTTGCCATAGGTGAGCGGCAGGCCTTTGAGGATGATGAGCAGCTGCACGGTGAGGCCGATGACCTCGCCGGCCTTGGCGCGCACCAACTCCGCCGCATCCGGATTCTTCTTCTGCGGCATGATGGAGGAGCCGGTGGTGAAGGCATCGGAGAGGGTCACGAAGCGGAAGCCTTCGCTCATCCAGATGACGATCTCTTCGGCGAGGCGCGAAAGATGCA
The genomic region above belongs to Dongia rigui and contains:
- the lysA gene encoding diaminopimelate decarboxylase, whose amino-acid sequence is MSHFHYENGEFYAEGVPVSRIAAEVGTPFYCYSTAKLTDNFTNFDAALGGLNAKLYFSCKANSNQAVIRTLAQLGAGADVVSVGEMYRALKAGIPAGEIVFAGVGKTRTEMAEALKAGIYQFNVESPGELRALNEVALSLGKRAPVALRINPDVDAKTHAKISTGKSENKFGIDIDHAPAIYAEAASLPGIDVKGLACHIGSQLTDIAPYRHAFQKMSDLVKALRGKGHSVERVDLGGGIGITYRDEQTISFSDYTNAVAENFGNMGLKLEAEPGRAIVGNAGILVARVINVKEGVSRNFVIVDAAMNDLIRPTLYDAYHQIQPVRQPADDAPVTKVDVVGPICETGDQFAEQRPLPPLVADDLVVFREAGAYGAVMSSTYNTRPLLPEVLVKGDKFEVVRPRQTYDAIIGQDRLPAWL